The DNA segment TGATGAAATCTGGGTTTATGGTCTCAAGGAAATCTGTAATCCGCTCGAAGGGATCGACTTGCCCCCGGGTGTTGAAGAAAAGATGTCCTATACCGGCTATCTGCCACGTACCGCCACCCGCAGACCCGCACCCGAGCACGGGGCGCTTGGTCTTGAAGAACCGTATTATCTGGTAACGACCGGTGGCGGTGGGGATGGCGTCAATTTGGTCGATTGGGTGATCAGCGCCTATGAAACCGATCCGGACATTCCGGTGCCGTCGCTGGTTGTTCTCGGACCCTTTATGGGGCCGACACAGCAAAACGAATTCATGAAGCGTGCGGAAAAGATCGACAAACTGTCGGTCATTACCTTTGATGCCAATGTCGAAGTGTTGATGCACAAATCGGCCGGCGTGATCGGCATGGGCGGCTACAACACCTTCTGCGAGATCCTGTCCTTTGACAAACCGGCCGTTATCGTGCCGCGTACTGTCCCGCGTCTTGAACAATATGTTCGCGCCGCGGCGGCAGAAAAGCTTGGTCTGGTCAGAATGCTGACCGAAGACGGTGGTCGCGATCCGCGCGAAATGGCCGACGCACTGCGTGGTCTGATACATCAGCCAAAACCGTCGCATGTGACTGTTCCGAACCTTATGGGCGGACTGGATCGCGTTGGCGAATTGGTTGATCGCTGGCTTCCGCCACAAATGGCCGCAGAATAATCATCGGGAATAGATTTGATGGCACGCGACAATCTGGCAATCGTGGTGAAGGGTTATCCGCGATTGTCGGAGACCTTTATCGCCCAGGAAATTCTGGGTATTCAGCAGGCAGGCATTCCCTATCGGATTGTGTCGCTGCGTCATCCAACCGACAAAAAACGCCATCCGATCAATGATCGCATTGCAGGTGCGGTCGATTATCTCCCGGAATATGTCTATCAGGAACCGATGCGGGTTTTGCGTGGCTGGCTTAAGGCGCGCAAGATGCCCGGATATCGTCGAGCCCTGAATATCTGGTGGCAGGATTACCGCCGGGACCGCACCGCCAATCGCGCACGCCGATTTGCCCAGGCCATGGTGATGGCCGCCGAGCTGCCCGATGATGTGACCCGCATCTATGCCCATTTCCTGCATACACCGGCATCGGTCGCGCGCTATTGCGCAATTATGCGCGGCTTGCCCTGGTCGTGTTCGGCGCATGCCAAGGATATCTATACCAGTCAGGACTGGGATATGCGCGAAAAGCTGCGCGATATGGATTGGCTGGTGACCTGTACAAGCGCCAATGTCGATTACCTGCGCACCATTGCCGAGGACCCGGATAAAGTTAATCTGCTCTATCACGGACTGGATTTTTCGCGTTTCCCCGAAGACCTTCCAAAAAGACCTCTGCGCGATGGGAAGGATGCCGAAAACCCGGCAAGGATCCTGTCGGTCGGGCGACTGGTGGGCAAGAAGGGGTATGACGACCTTCTGCGCGCCTTGGCCAAACTGCCAGCCAACCTTCATTGGCGGTTCGTTCATATTGGCGGCGGCACCGGCGAAAAATATCAGCAGCTTGCGACCGAGCTCGGCATTGCGGACCGCTGTGACTGGCAAGGGGCACGTGATCAGAAGGAAGTCATTGCGGCATGTCAGTCGTCCGATTTGTTCGTTTTGGCCAGCCGGATTGAGAAAGATGGTGATCGCGATGGGCTGCCAAACGTTCTGATGGAAGCGCAGCTTTGCGGACTTGCTGCCGTTTCGACTGCAATTTCGGCCATTCCTGAACTGATTGAAGACGGTGTAAATGGCAAACTTGTGCCCGAACGTGATCCGGATGCACTTGCGAGTGCGCTGAAAGCCTTGATCACTGATCCTCGTCTTCGTGAAACCATGGGGCGAAAGGGTAATGAGATTGTGCGTCGTGATTTCTCATTCTATCGCGGTATGAAGGATCTGGCGGTACGTTTCGGTGTTAACTCCCAGTCCGACGAACAGGCAGAAACCCCCGCCGAACAACCCGCCGCAGAGTAGGAGGCACGCACTTGCAGGTTGCCTTTTACGCCCCGCTAAAGCCGATTGACCATCCGGTGCCATCGGGTGACCGCCTGATTGCCCGCATGCTCTGTGAGGCCCTTCAGTCAACAGGTATGAAGGTCGATGTTAGCGCCCGCCTTCGCAGCCGCGTTGCAGATGGCAATGTCCTTAAGCAGGCACGGCTTGCCGAACTGGGGACCAAACTTGCAGCCCGTTTACTGTGCCAGTACCAATCGGGGTTCCGTCCCAAACCGGATATCTGGTTTACCTATCATCTTTATTACAAGGCACCGGACTGGATCGGGCCGATTGTCGCCAATGCGCTGGGTATCCCGTATGTGGTGGCCGAAGCATCCTTTGCCCAAAAGCGTGCAAACGGGCCGTGGGGACAAAGCCATCTGGCAGTTGAGACGGCGCTTAAGCAGGCAGATGCCGTTTTCTCGCTCAATCGCGTTGATATGGAATGTTTGGCTCAGGTCTGCCAACCGGATCGTCTGCATTTCCTGCCGCCCTTTGCACGTGTCGCGTCATGGCATGTTGGGCAGCGGGCAGCAATCAATTCGCAATGCGTGCGGTTGGTGACAACCGCGATGATGCGGGATGGTGATAAACTGAAATCCTATGCGCTTTTGGCAGACGCACTGGGTCGCCTCAGGCGCAATGGTGTTGATAACTGGCACCTGACAGTGATTGGTGATGGCCCCGCACGTCAGCAGGTCGAGGACCTTCTTGAAGAAAAAGGACTTGGTGAAGACAAGGTTTCACTAGTGGGGCTGAAAACACCGGAACAAACCAAAGATATTCTCGCGCAGTCAGATTTATTTGTCTGGCCCGCGATCAATGAAGCCTTCGGAATGGCGTTACTTGAGGCACAGTCTGCTGGGCTTCCGGTTCTCGCAGGGGATACCGGCGGCGTGTCGGGTATTGTTTCATCCGGTGTGACCGGGTGGCTTGTGCCTGTTGGTGATGTCGCGGCTTTTTCAAACCGTTTGACGGAATGCCTTGGGGGGGATTTCGCCGTATTGCGTGATATAGGTGCCGCTGGCGCATCGAAAGCAGCGCAGCATCACACGCTTGAAGCCGCAGCCGATCTGTTATCCACCACATTCAAGAAAATCATCCCGGGTCACGTTTCGTCACAAAACGGGCAGGGTTTGGTATGAAACAGATCCGTTTTGCGCTGCTTCGACATGGTGTCACGGCGTGGAATACCGAAAAGCGCATTCAGGGACGGTCAGATATCTCAATCATGCCCGAGACAGCTGCTTGGTATCGTCAGCACCGCTTACCCGACAAGTGGGCCAATGTGCCGTGGTTTTCTTCGTCCTTATCCCGGGCACGTGAAACCGCAGATGCGCTTGGGATCAGAACCGTTGCCACTGAGCCTGCGTTCATCGAGATGGACTGGGGCACGTGGGAAGGTGAAAAACTGTCGGATCTTCGTGCAAGGATGGGGAAAGACCTTCGTGACAATGAAGACCGCGGTTTGGATTTTCGTCCAGATGATGGCGAAAGTCCGCGTGATGTATTGAACCGGGTTGCGACATTTTTAGAGGATTGCAACTTGCCGGAATTTGGTGTGGTAACCCACAAGGGCGTGATACGTGCTGT comes from the Thalassospira sp. ER-Se-21-Dark genome and includes:
- a CDS encoding glycosyltransferase; its protein translation is MSIVGNSGYRVLIYSHDTFGLGHLRRCRTIAHALVSHRDDVSVLILSGSPIIGSFEFRSRVDFVRIPGVIKLSNGEYTSLNLNIDVDQILAMRESIIQHTADVFNPDIFIVDKEPLGLRGEVESTLQMLRHRRTRLVMGLRDVMDDPVNLREEWDRKQCVPALANLYDEIWVYGLKEICNPLEGIDLPPGVEEKMSYTGYLPRTATRRPAPEHGALGLEEPYYLVTTGGGGDGVNLVDWVISAYETDPDIPVPSLVVLGPFMGPTQQNEFMKRAEKIDKLSVITFDANVEVLMHKSAGVIGMGGYNTFCEILSFDKPAVIVPRTVPRLEQYVRAAAAEKLGLVRMLTEDGGRDPREMADALRGLIHQPKPSHVTVPNLMGGLDRVGELVDRWLPPQMAAE
- a CDS encoding glycosyltransferase family 4 protein; amino-acid sequence: MARDNLAIVVKGYPRLSETFIAQEILGIQQAGIPYRIVSLRHPTDKKRHPINDRIAGAVDYLPEYVYQEPMRVLRGWLKARKMPGYRRALNIWWQDYRRDRTANRARRFAQAMVMAAELPDDVTRIYAHFLHTPASVARYCAIMRGLPWSCSAHAKDIYTSQDWDMREKLRDMDWLVTCTSANVDYLRTIAEDPDKVNLLYHGLDFSRFPEDLPKRPLRDGKDAENPARILSVGRLVGKKGYDDLLRALAKLPANLHWRFVHIGGGTGEKYQQLATELGIADRCDWQGARDQKEVIAACQSSDLFVLASRIEKDGDRDGLPNVLMEAQLCGLAAVSTAISAIPELIEDGVNGKLVPERDPDALASALKALITDPRLRETMGRKGNEIVRRDFSFYRGMKDLAVRFGVNSQSDEQAETPAEQPAAE
- a CDS encoding glycosyltransferase family 4 protein, translated to MQVAFYAPLKPIDHPVPSGDRLIARMLCEALQSTGMKVDVSARLRSRVADGNVLKQARLAELGTKLAARLLCQYQSGFRPKPDIWFTYHLYYKAPDWIGPIVANALGIPYVVAEASFAQKRANGPWGQSHLAVETALKQADAVFSLNRVDMECLAQVCQPDRLHFLPPFARVASWHVGQRAAINSQCVRLVTTAMMRDGDKLKSYALLADALGRLRRNGVDNWHLTVIGDGPARQQVEDLLEEKGLGEDKVSLVGLKTPEQTKDILAQSDLFVWPAINEAFGMALLEAQSAGLPVLAGDTGGVSGIVSSGVTGWLVPVGDVAAFSNRLTECLGGDFAVLRDIGAAGASKAAQHHTLEAAADLLSTTFKKIIPGHVSSQNGQGLV
- a CDS encoding histidine phosphatase family protein — protein: MKQIRFALLRHGVTAWNTEKRIQGRSDISIMPETAAWYRQHRLPDKWANVPWFSSSLSRARETADALGIRTVATEPAFIEMDWGTWEGEKLSDLRARMGKDLRDNEDRGLDFRPDDGESPRDVLNRVATFLEDCNLPEFGVVTHKGVIRAVYAAARGWDMMGKIPDKLDWHCLQVFQYSEEAGFSVDALNVPLVPAQESA